In Fusarium fujikuroi IMI 58289 draft genome, chromosome FFUJ_chr02, the genomic stretch CGACGTGGCCGACAGGGATCTTGCCAATGGGGGTGCCCTTGAAAGCCTTCTTGAAGtcgttgatgaagtcaaCGAGGACATCGGGCTGAACACCGACACCACCCTTGTTCTTCACGCCAGTAACCGAGTTACGGTAGAGATCCTCGCTACCAACAGAGACTCCGATGACGAGGTCGGTCAGCTTGGAGCCGTACTTGTCGACAGCCTTCTTGAGGGCGCTGATCTCCTTGTCGATGTTGTCAGTGCCGGAAGTCCAGACACCGAGGAGGATCTCGGTCTTGGTGTCGATGGCAGCCTCGAAAGCCTCAATGGGGTCATCCTCGGAGTAGGCTTGGATGTTGGTGTAGAGTCGGACGGCGCTGAAGTCGCCGGGAGCGCTCTTCAAGTTCTGAGCAGTCTCGAACTCAGCCTGGAAATcggccttgaacttggcggCACGGTTGGCGAGGGTGGCACCAGAGTTAAAACCGAGGTAGTTCTTGGCCTCAACGCCGAGGGCGAGGGCACCAGCAGCGAGGGTAGCGGAAACCTTCATGTTGGCGAATATAGATTATCGATTCTCGGGTAAGTGATCGATATGTGGTGCAAGCAGGTTGGTATAACGTCGAGCAAGGTCACACCAGCCGGGAGCTAATTCTATTAAAAGAGCGTGGGTGTGATTATTCGGAAATGGTAATCAAGAAAGAAGCCGTTCTGGCAGTTAAAGAGAGTGACGAGGAAGTAAGAATGCCGAATCCAAAAAGAGAATCCAGACAACAAAAAGGAAATGATGGACGGATGGGAAAAAAGATGGGAAGTTGATCAAAGAATGAGGAAAGGCGCTTTGTTTTGCTTTCGGAACGCGGTGAGATTAGGTCGGGGGGCGGTTGCAGCGGACATGGAGCCGTCACGTGCCGGGCAAGCACTAAGTTCCCGGTTTTTCAGGGGAAATGCTTACGACGCTGGTCCACTAGGTTATGGTTAACGTGCCGTAGGCCGCTAAGAATAGAAAGGCATTTCTTGGAGGTGGGTGCTCATTGGACGTCAACCCCAGCTTCTCCTGTTTCGTACCCAAGAAGCAATTTTGCAATGCGTGATCGTCGATAAAACAATCGAGATGAATGCTGCTATTCTTGAGAAATGAACATGATGGCTCTCGTTTTTCGTATTGCGAGATTTGATGCTATATAACGCATCGTTTATCTGTCAAGCCTCGTAGTGGCGTGACTTATGCAAGGAACAATGCAACCAATTCTTGAGACCGGATGGAAGCTAAAACAAATCCAGTGCATCAAAGTTTATCCTTGAGCCAATCTCCAATGCACTCAAGATACTGGTAGGTACCTGGGATTGAGTTCCTTGGTAGCCAATCTCTGTATACGAAGCCAAGCGTGGGATTTAATTTGATGTTTGAGATATAGAATGCGACCAGCTGTATTTCACCGGCTGGATCCCCCCCTTTCTTtgtttgaggttcttggaCTTCAACTTCAGACATCTCTCTTTGATGTGATGCAAGAAGCAATTCTTTGTCGTGGCGAGCGAATTCCTTGGCACTTCAAGCGCTAAATTAGCTGAGGCTGCGGGTGACGATGGTGGGTTCAAAAACTCCCCCTTGAAGTGGAGAATACGATACTTGGGCTTGGCTGGCACGGCTTTGAGGCCGATCGATCCGTTCCTGAATTGGGATGGCTACAGATGAAAGAGGCTCAATTTAGCAATCCCTTCCACATACTGACACTGCCTAGCATACCTAACAGATACTCCGTACTGTACACGTATTTGctctgttgatgctgatcgATATGCTGCACAAACATTCACCGTCTTATCACGTGTCCTTAAGATTAGGCGCTGATCCTGGATCTAATGTCTCACCAAGACATTCCGCCATGACTTCGGTTGGGCTTTAGTCCAGCATAGTTTCAGCCACGCCTATCCAATggttatcatcatcaaggacaaTACTCCGTAATACATATAATAATTGTTGATCAAGCAAAAGGTATCGCTAAGTCATGACATGGCTCCATTCACAGACCGTCACGTCACATGAGGCCTCCCGATTGCAACCCCAGCACTCAATTTAgtgcttctcagcttcaggcTTCTCGTGAGCCATAAAGACCTCGTCCTCATTAATGTGGTACTTGGCAGACTTGCGTGCCGGGATACCCTTCTGGAACTATCCAAATTCGTTAGCTGCGTTCTCGGTCCTCGTATTCAGCTACTTACCATGTAGTCCATCTCACCAAAGGTACGGTCCTTTGTTTCGAACATACGGAAATAGCCCCAAGTTAGAGTGAGAGTGGCAAGACCTGCCCAGAAGAAGGCCTGTAGCATGTTAGCGTTGCATTGACGCTCATATCGATTGGCTGGACCTAccgtcttgcccttgaggttCCATGATCCTGGAGACAACATCTCGGGCTGGATGAGACCTCCGCAAATGATGTTACCAACATAATATGTCGAACGAGCCAACACAATTGTCTGTGTACGCAGACGAGTCGAACCGACCTCAGCAACGATGGTGTAGATGATGGGACCGACAGACATGGAGTATGCTCCCAACCACACAACGCAGAGGATCGATTGCGCCCAAGCCAAGGATAGCGTCTGCTTGGGCAGCGCCAGGAAGCCGATAAGCCAGAGAAGCACGACAAGGAATGAGAAGCCAGAGAGCCAGATTGTTCGTCGACCGAACTTGTAGATGTAGAACCACGAGATGATGGTACCAATAAAGGCAATGCCAGTTCCGCCAAGAGCAATACCGTAAGAGGCAGAGGGACCAATACCAGTctgttggaagaagaaagatccACTGTAGCAAAGGGCACCGCCGTTGGTGATCTGAGAGAGGAAACCCATGCAAGCGATCTCGGTTCGTCGAAGGTTACTACCTCGGAAGCAGTCCCAGTAAGAAGTACCAGAAcgctcctcaatctcaagctTGTTTGTGTGGACCATAAGAGCAACGGCATTCTCGTAGTTGATGTTGTGTTCCGGTTCGGACAGTCGCTCGAGGGATACTTTGGCCTTCTCGAGCTGGTTCGTTCGGACAAGATGCCAGGGCGACTCGGGCGCCATGTACGCTGCGATGGCGAGAGGAATAGGCCACACCCATTGGATCGCAAAGGGAATTCGGTAGCTCCACGGGGTAGGATTGTCAACGAGACCTTTTAGTACACCAGCTGAGATGAACTGTCCAATGCACCAGCACAGGTTGACATAGGCAGTGAGATATCCTCGAATAGCAAGAGGGGTGACCTCAGCAGCGTAGGCGGGACCAGTTGTAGCGAAGATTCCCCAGGGAATATTGCAGAGGAATTGACCAACGAGAAGGACCTCGATGTTGGGGGCAAAGAAGACGACAAAGATGAAGGCTGAGAGCCAGAAGAGACCACTGATGAGAACCTTGCGGTGTCCCCATCGCGAAGTAGCCCAACCGTTCAGAAGAGCACCAATGAT encodes the following:
- a CDS encoding probable alpha-glucoside transport protein; its protein translation is MVAEKHSGEIQPHVESTDAGLDHLKNVDLHDKALANEALEATADEHSFTVWQGFKTYKRAAFWSILISTTVIMEGYDVTLLGSFYGYPRFREKYGEYLDKENGHQISANWQQRFNCLGALANIIGALLNGWATSRWGHRKVLISGLFWLSAFIFVVFFAPNIEVLLVGQFLCNIPWGIFATTGPAYAAEVTPLAIRGYLTAYVNLCWCIGQFISAGVLKGLVDNPTPWSYRIPFAIQWVWPIPLAIAAYMAPESPWHLVRTNQLEKAKVSLERLSEPEHNINYENAVALMVHTNKLEIEERSGTSYWDCFRGSNLRRTEIACMGFLSQITNGGALCYSGSFFFQQTGIGPSASYGIALGGTGIAFIGTIISWFYIYKFGRRTIWLSGFSFLVVLLWLIGFLALPKQTLSLAWAQSILCVVWLGAYSMSVGPIIYTIVAEVGSTRLRTQTIVLARSTYYVGNIICGGLIQPEMLSPGSWNLKGKTAFFWAGLATLTLTWGYFRMFETKDRTFGEMDYMFQKGIPARKSAKYHINEDEVFMAHEKPEAEKH